One region of Dysidea avara chromosome 1, odDysAvar1.4, whole genome shotgun sequence genomic DNA includes:
- the LOC136238027 gene encoding procathepsin L-like has product MKLLIVLATVIGVTIATLDDDWDLWKSQYTKSYKDAATESVRRLVWEDNWRFVQQHNSEGHSFEVEMNKYADLTSKEFAKLYLSKINMANSTRIREESSIISKETLPSEVDWRDKGVVTAVKDQGECGSCWAFSATGSLEGQHALNTGNLVSLSEQNLMDCSDKQGNRACEGGLMDYAFKYVVNNGGIDTEECYPYTADDESECVYKESCKGATCSRYVDISSGDEGALQTAVANIGPISVAIDASHFSFQLYRNGIYDEEDCSSEDLDHGVLVVGYGEDDDEAYWLVKNSWGETWGNEGYIKMSRNKDNQCGIATEASYPRGVGN; this is encoded by the exons ATGAAGCTTTTGATCGTACTCGCTACCGTTATTGGCGTGACCATCGCCACCCTGGACGATGACTGGGATTTGTGGAAGTCACAATACACTAAATCGTATAAGGACGCAGCCACTGAGTCCGTACGCCGTCTAGTGTGGGAAGACAACTGGCGGTTCGTGCAGCAACACAACAGCGAGGGACATAGCTTTGAAGTGGAGATGAACAAGTATGCTGACCTA ACTTCAAAAGAGTTTGCCAAGCTCTACCTTTCCAAGATTAACATGGCCAACTCAACTCGCATTAGAGAGGAATCATCTATCATCAGTAAAGAAACTCTCCCAAGTGAGGTAGACTGGCGCGATAAAGGAGTTGTTACTGCTGTGAAAGACCAG GGTGAATGTGGTAGCTGTTGGGCTTTTAGTGCTACTGGTTCTCTGGAAGGTCAACATGCTCTGAATACAGGAAACCTTGTGTCCCTTAGTGAACAGAACTTGATGGACTGCTCTGATAAACAGGGCAACCGTGCTTGTGAGGGTGGGCTCATGGACTATGCCTTTAAGTACGTCGTCAACAATGGTGGCATTGACACAGAAGAGTGCTATCCTTATACTGCTGAT GATGAGAGTGAATGTGTGTACAAAGAATCATGCAAGGGTGCTACTTGCAGCCGATATGTTGATATTAGTAGTGGTGATGAGGGTGCCCTTCAAACTGCTGTGGCTAACATTGGTCCCATCTCAGTTGCTATCGATGCCAGCCATTTCTCATTCCAA CTCTACAGGAATGGAATATATGATGAAGAGGACTGCAGCTCTGAGGATTTGGATCATGGTGTATTAGTAGTTGGATATGGTGAGGATGATGATGAAGCTTACTGGCTGGTTAAAAACAG CTGGGGTGAGACTTGGGGTAATGAAGGCTACATTAAGATGTCGCGAAACAAGGACAACCAATGTGGTATTGCCACTGAGGCCAGCTACCCCAGGGGTGTAGGCAACTAA